In Lachnospiraceae bacterium, one DNA window encodes the following:
- a CDS encoding cadherin-like beta sandwich domain-containing protein: MTLKQIRQWAAAVAAICLINVFLPFYGITAYAATARIAFSDPTASVGSEINVKMKITSSDNLSTADIMLAYDANSLEFIEGTNAEGGNGAVRVHGDGGAGNTTTLAYDLKFKASAAGTSKITVTSQEIYDSSSKIVTVEKQGESQVTVSALASASKDATLKSLQVSPGSLTPEFSSDVDSYAVTVGTDVDKLIISADTTDEGASKVVSGNENLQMGENRVTLKVTAQDGETTREYVIVVTKQEGGPNEGTQNVDGEGSFEQFQMTVSRRSFTVMEPDASVQIPEGLTETKITIDGHAVKGWVWGNETEHQYCVIYAMNEAGEKNFYRYDLNNNERTIQRYFEDPNAQGAVSEDVYTQLADQYDSLRKDYSLFRTLLIAAIVVALIFMVLLVVSVAGKKQKTEKRKTSRSGKKSVKENDEAKEELYEDEAEEQEDDLIDEDDDDTEEYEDLDLEDLDESEDGSEAADEEEPEAVQEEPETAEPEETEAVSDEEAKDDIEEIEFEDLDEEADVDENGEMDDNVVYEEPAVPEETSEDKDKDDDFEIFDL; the protein is encoded by the coding sequence ATGACATTAAAACAGATCAGACAGTGGGCAGCGGCAGTTGCTGCCATCTGTCTTATAAACGTATTTTTGCCATTTTATGGGATAACTGCCTATGCAGCGACAGCAAGGATCGCATTTTCAGATCCAACCGCTTCTGTAGGCAGTGAGATCAATGTAAAAATGAAGATCACCAGCAGTGATAATCTTTCTACAGCAGATATCATGCTGGCATATGATGCAAACAGTCTTGAATTTATAGAAGGTACTAATGCAGAAGGCGGAAACGGGGCAGTCCGTGTCCATGGTGACGGCGGTGCCGGAAATACAACGACCCTTGCTTATGACCTGAAATTTAAGGCATCAGCAGCAGGTACCAGCAAGATCACGGTTACAAGCCAGGAGATCTATGATTCTTCTTCCAAGATCGTAACAGTTGAGAAGCAGGGAGAATCCCAGGTAACGGTCAGCGCACTGGCAAGTGCTTCCAAGGATGCAACCTTAAAGTCCCTGCAGGTATCACCGGGAAGCCTGACACCGGAGTTTTCTTCTGATGTAGATTCCTATGCAGTGACAGTAGGAACAGACGTAGATAAACTGATCATCAGCGCGGATACTACAGACGAAGGTGCTTCTAAGGTAGTAAGCGGCAATGAAAACCTGCAGATGGGTGAAAACAGGGTGACTTTAAAGGTTACTGCCCAGGATGGGGAAACTACCAGGGAATATGTGATCGTTGTTACCAAACAGGAAGGCGGTCCAAATGAGGGTACACAGAATGTGGATGGAGAAGGAAGCTTTGAACAGTTCCAGATGACTGTATCCAGGCGCAGCTTTACTGTAATGGAACCAGATGCTTCTGTACAGATACCGGAAGGACTGACAGAAACAAAGATCACCATTGATGGACATGCTGTTAAAGGCTGGGTATGGGGCAATGAGACAGAGCATCAGTATTGTGTCATTTATGCTATGAATGAAGCCGGTGAGAAGAACTTCTACCGCTATGACTTAAATAACAATGAGCGTACCATCCAGCGTTACTTTGAAGATCCAAATGCACAGGGAGCAGTAAGTGAAGATGTTTATACACAGCTGGCAGACCAATATGATTCCCTGAGAAAGGATTACAGCCTGTTCAGGACGCTGCTGATCGCGGCTATTGTTGTAGCTCTTATCTTTATGGTGCTTCTGGTGGTATCTGTTGCAGGCAAGAAGCAGAAAACAGAAAAAAGAAAGACATCCCGTTCTGGAAAGAAGTCTGTAAAAGAGAATGATGAAGCGAAAGAAGAGCTTTATGAAGACGAAGCAGAAGAGCAGGAAGATGACCTGATAGATGAGGATGATGACGATACAGAAGAATATGAGGATCTTGATCTTGAAGATTTAGACGAGTCTGAGGACGGATCTGAAGCTGCAGACGAGGAAGAACCAGAAGCTGTACAGGAAGAGCCGGAAACTGCAGAACCAGAAGAGACAGAAGCTGTATCAGATGAAGAAGCAAAGGATGACATCGAAGAAATAGAGTTTGAAGATCTGGATGAGGAAGCAGATGTGGATGAAAATGGTGAAATGGACGATAATGTAGTATATGAGGAGCCGGCAGTACCAGAAGAGACCTCAGAGGACAAAGACAAAGACGATGACTTTGAGATATTTGACCTTTAA
- a CDS encoding FprA family A-type flavoprotein, with product MYCVKKVKEDLFWVGGTDRRLAMFENAYPIPRGVSYNAYVLLDEKTVLFDTVDWAVAGQLYENLAKVLGDRSLDYIVVDHMEPDHAATLGQVAEKYPEAKIVCNAKTVGIIKQFFDFDIDSRAVIVKEGDTLSTGKHNLTFVMAPMVHWPEVMVTYDTTDKTLFSADAFGTFGAMNGNLFADEVNFERDWLDDARRYYTNIVGKYGASVQTLLKKAAGLEIATICPLHGPVWRENISWYVNKYLTWSSYVPEEKSVMIAYGSIYGNTENAANILACKLADKGVKNIAVYDVSATHPSQIVSESFRCSHLVFAAATYNGGIFTNMEHVLNDLKAHGLQNRTVAVIENGTWGVVAGKQMKEILSGMKNMNILEQTVTVKSALKDEQDPQLEALADAIAASL from the coding sequence ATGTATTGTGTAAAGAAAGTGAAAGAAGATTTATTCTGGGTAGGAGGTACAGACAGACGTCTGGCCATGTTTGAGAATGCTTATCCGATCCCAAGAGGTGTTTCCTATAATGCCTATGTGCTGTTAGACGAAAAGACCGTTCTTTTTGATACTGTAGACTGGGCAGTAGCAGGACAGCTGTATGAGAATCTGGCAAAGGTATTAGGAGACCGCTCTCTGGACTATATCGTAGTAGACCATATGGAACCAGACCATGCAGCAACTTTAGGCCAGGTTGCAGAAAAGTATCCAGAAGCAAAGATAGTATGCAATGCAAAGACTGTGGGCATCATCAAACAGTTCTTTGATTTTGATATTGATTCCAGGGCAGTGATCGTAAAAGAAGGAGATACATTAAGTACAGGAAAGCATAACCTTACTTTTGTAATGGCGCCTATGGTCCATTGGCCAGAGGTTATGGTTACTTATGATACCACAGATAAGACATTATTTTCCGCAGATGCTTTTGGCACCTTTGGCGCTATGAACGGCAACCTGTTTGCAGACGAAGTGAATTTTGAACGTGACTGGTTAGATGATGCGAGAAGATATTATACTAATATCGTAGGCAAGTACGGCGCTTCTGTACAGACTCTCCTGAAGAAAGCAGCAGGTCTGGAAATTGCAACCATCTGCCCGCTTCACGGACCAGTATGGCGTGAGAACATCAGCTGGTACGTAAATAAATATCTTACCTGGAGCAGCTACGTACCAGAAGAAAAGTCAGTTATGATCGCATATGGTTCTATTTATGGAAATACAGAAAATGCAGCCAATATCCTGGCATGCAAGCTGGCTGACAAGGGAGTAAAAAACATTGCTGTTTATGATGTATCAGCAACTCATCCATCCCAGATCGTAAGTGAATCCTTCCGCTGCAGCCATCTGGTATTTGCAGCAGCTACCTATAACGGCGGGATCTTTACTAATATGGAACATGTTTTAAATGATTTAAAGGCACATGGACTGCAGAACCGTACCGTAGCAGTAATTGAAAATGGTACCTGGGGTGTTGTAGCAGGAAAGCAGATGAAAGAGATACTTTCCGGAATGAAGAACATGAATATTTTAGAGCAGACTGTCACTGTAAAATCTGCTTTAAAGGATGAACAGGATCCACAGTTAGAAGCACTGGCAGATGCCATCGCAGCTTCTTTATGA
- the mobB gene encoding molybdopterin-guanine dinucleotide biosynthesis protein B: protein MKKFGCVLLKGGRSSRMGGNDKAELLYRGISFKERIRKELEQSDLPLFLSEAQKSGDPQVIPDLIPDAGPLGGIYSCLKQVGMAGLFFVSCDMPLFHFYLGKRALEEAEKNIDVDAVIWKTRDGRIHPVCGWYSSGCIPVLEKQLLEKNGRVRDLLGKLRVKILETEKEHVPDTWFTNVNTPMALSELADKRPPVFAVSGKKNTGKTTLTQTLVRELSHRGLAVAVIKHDGHDFIPDVPGTDSYRHKAAGAYGTVVYSEKRFCLVKEETGHQAADFFGYFNDADLILLEGMKDSAYPKIEVMRREVSKRSVCKKETVKAYVTDFLPGEIPGFEKESLADCPVYDFNDLDEILETVLALPKNSFLLMF, encoded by the coding sequence ATGAAGAAATTTGGCTGTGTCCTGCTTAAAGGGGGCAGATCCAGCCGCATGGGCGGCAATGACAAAGCAGAGCTTCTTTACAGGGGAATAAGTTTTAAAGAGAGGATCAGAAAAGAACTGGAGCAGTCAGATCTGCCCCTTTTTTTGTCAGAGGCCCAAAAAAGCGGGGATCCCCAGGTAATACCAGATCTGATCCCTGATGCAGGGCCATTAGGGGGGATTTATTCCTGTCTGAAACAGGTGGGGATGGCAGGTCTGTTTTTTGTTTCCTGTGATATGCCATTATTTCATTTTTATCTTGGGAAACGGGCATTGGAAGAAGCAGAAAAGAATATAGATGTGGATGCGGTGATCTGGAAAACAAGGGACGGCAGGATCCATCCTGTGTGCGGCTGGTATTCATCGGGGTGTATACCTGTCCTTGAAAAGCAGCTTCTGGAAAAAAATGGAAGAGTAAGGGATCTGTTAGGAAAACTGCGGGTAAAGATCCTGGAAACAGAAAAGGAACATGTACCCGATACATGGTTTACCAATGTAAACACACCTATGGCTTTAAGTGAACTTGCAGATAAAAGACCACCTGTATTTGCAGTCAGCGGAAAGAAAAATACAGGAAAAACTACATTGACCCAAACACTGGTAAGGGAATTGTCCCACCGGGGGCTGGCGGTGGCAGTGATCAAACACGATGGCCATGATTTTATCCCGGATGTGCCGGGAACGGACAGTTACCGTCACAAAGCGGCTGGGGCTTATGGAACAGTGGTGTATTCAGAAAAACGGTTCTGCCTTGTAAAAGAGGAAACAGGGCATCAGGCAGCAGATTTTTTTGGGTATTTTAATGATGCAGACCTTATCCTTCTTGAAGGGATGAAAGATTCTGCTTATCCTAAAATTGAAGTTATGCGCCGGGAGGTATCTAAAAGAAGTGTGTGCAAAAAAGAGACTGTAAAGGCCTATGTAACAGACTTTTTACCGGGAGAAATACCGGGATTTGAAAAAGAAAGTCTTGCAGACTGCCCGGTATATGATTTTAATGATCTGGACGAGATTCTGGAGACTGTTCTGGCCCTTCCAAAAAATAGCTTTTTACTTATGTTTTGA
- the udp gene encoding uridine phosphorylase, translated as MPVAYSTENEEYHLKIRPGDVGRYVILPGDPGRCEKIAKYLDHPRFVVSNREYTIYTGELEGEMVSVCSTGIGGPSAAIAMEELIHCGAECFVRTGTCGGMGKDVLGGDLVIANGAIRMEGTGLQYAPIEFPAVADTGVINALCEAARADGCKYHVGVVHCKDSFYGQLDPDSMPVKDELKSKWDAWCACGALASEMESATLYIVAAVRKVRIGTVLLVLGNQTRRALGLEDIQCHDTEQSVKVAVDAIARLIKKDKKEEK; from the coding sequence ATGCCAGTTGCATATAGTACAGAAAATGAAGAATATCATTTAAAGATACGTCCGGGAGATGTAGGCCGCTATGTGATCCTGCCGGGAGATCCGGGAAGATGTGAAAAGATCGCAAAATATCTGGATCATCCCCGTTTTGTTGTTTCCAACCGGGAATATACCATTTATACAGGGGAACTGGAAGGAGAAATGGTAAGTGTGTGCAGTACCGGCATTGGCGGCCCTTCAGCAGCTATTGCCATGGAAGAGCTGATCCACTGTGGTGCAGAGTGTTTTGTGCGTACAGGAACCTGCGGAGGCATGGGAAAGGACGTATTAGGCGGTGATCTGGTCATTGCAAACGGGGCTATCCGCATGGAAGGAACAGGACTCCAGTATGCTCCTATTGAGTTTCCGGCAGTAGCAGACACAGGTGTGATAAATGCCCTCTGTGAAGCAGCAAGGGCAGATGGCTGTAAGTACCATGTAGGTGTAGTCCATTGCAAAGACTCATTTTATGGACAGCTGGATCCGGACAGTATGCCTGTAAAAGATGAACTGAAAAGCAAATGGGATGCCTGGTGTGCCTGCGGCGCTCTTGCCAGTGAAATGGAATCGGCTACATTGTATATTGTGGCAGCAGTGCGCAAAGTCCGTATTGGAACTGTGCTTTTAGTTCTGGGAAATCAGACCAGACGGGCTTTAGGACTGGAAGATATTCAGTGCCATGATACAGAGCAGTCTGTGAAAGTAGCTGTAGATGCCATTGCAAGGCTGATAAAGAAGGATAAGAAAGAGGAAAAATAA
- the glpK gene encoding glycerol kinase GlpK, whose protein sequence is MAKYIMALDAGTTSNRCILFNEKGEMCSAAQREFTQYFPKPGWVEHDADEIWASMLGVAVEAMNKISAVAADITAIGITNQRETTIVWDKNTGEPVYHAIVWQCRRTSEYCDTLKEKGLTDIFRKKTGLVIDAYFSGTKVKWILDNVPGAREKAENGELLFGTVETWLIWKLTRGRVHVTDYSNASRTMLFNINTLQWDDEILAELDIPKCILPKPKPSSCVYGETDPSYLGGPIPIAGAAGDQQSALFGQTCFKPGEAKNTYGTGCFLLMNTGEKPIFSENGLVTTIAWGMDGKVNYALEGSIFVAGAAIQWLRDELKLIDSAPDSEYMAKKVENTNGCYVVPAFTGLGAPHWDQYARGTIVGITRGVNKYHIIRATLESIAYQVNDVLEAMKADSGIKLAALKVDGGASANDFLMQTQADIINAPVNRPECVETTAMGAAYLAGLAVGYWGSREEVIQNWAIDKIFKPQIGDEEREKRIRGWNKAVKYAYGWAKEEEI, encoded by the coding sequence ATGGCAAAGTATATAATGGCACTGGACGCGGGGACGACCAGCAACCGCTGTATCCTCTTTAATGAAAAAGGTGAAATGTGCAGTGCGGCACAAAGGGAATTTACCCAGTATTTTCCAAAACCAGGCTGGGTGGAACATGACGCAGATGAGATCTGGGCCAGCATGCTGGGAGTTGCAGTAGAGGCAATGAACAAGATCAGTGCTGTGGCGGCAGATATTACAGCTATCGGGATCACAAATCAGCGGGAAACTACCATTGTCTGGGATAAGAATACGGGAGAACCTGTTTATCACGCTATTGTATGGCAGTGCCGCAGAACATCAGAGTATTGTGACACTTTAAAAGAAAAAGGCCTGACAGATATATTCAGGAAAAAGACAGGTCTTGTGATCGATGCTTATTTTTCCGGAACAAAGGTAAAATGGATCCTTGATAATGTGCCGGGAGCAAGAGAAAAAGCTGAAAACGGGGAATTATTATTTGGTACGGTGGAAACGTGGCTGATCTGGAAACTTACCAGAGGCAGAGTCCATGTAACAGATTACTCCAATGCATCTCGGACCATGCTTTTTAATATTAACACACTGCAGTGGGATGATGAGATCCTGGCAGAACTGGATATTCCAAAATGTATCCTTCCGAAGCCGAAGCCATCCAGCTGTGTGTACGGTGAAACAGATCCTTCTTATCTTGGTGGGCCCATTCCCATTGCAGGTGCTGCAGGTGATCAGCAGTCAGCATTATTCGGACAGACCTGTTTTAAACCGGGGGAGGCGAAAAATACATATGGAACCGGCTGCTTTCTGCTGATGAATACAGGAGAGAAGCCTATTTTTTCAGAAAACGGCCTTGTGACTACGATTGCCTGGGGAATGGATGGAAAGGTCAATTATGCGCTGGAAGGCTCTATTTTCGTTGCAGGGGCTGCCATCCAGTGGCTCAGGGATGAGCTAAAGCTGATCGATTCAGCCCCGGATTCGGAATATATGGCTAAAAAGGTAGAAAATACCAATGGATGCTATGTTGTACCTGCGTTTACAGGATTGGGGGCGCCTCACTGGGATCAGTACGCAAGGGGGACTATTGTTGGAATCACCCGTGGTGTTAATAAATACCATATCATCCGCGCCACGTTGGAATCCATTGCATATCAGGTAAACGATGTCCTGGAAGCAATGAAAGCAGATTCGGGGATCAAACTTGCAGCTTTAAAGGTAGATGGCGGCGCAAGCGCCAATGATTTTCTGATGCAGACACAGGCAGATATTATCAATGCTCCGGTGAACCGCCCGGAATGTGTGGAGACAACCGCTATGGGTGCAGCTTATCTTGCAGGTCTGGCAGTTGGTTACTGGGGCAGCAGGGAAGAAGTGATCCAAAACTGGGCAATCGATAAGATATTTAAGCCTCAGATTGGGGATGAAGAAAGAGAAAAGCGGATCCGTGGCTGGAATAAGGCTGTGAAATATGCTTATGGCTGGGCAAAAGAAGAGGAAATATAA
- a CDS encoding GntR family transcriptional regulator: MVLKIDFNSDEAIYIQLRNQIIMGIATDMIREGDTLPSVRQMADHIGINMHTVNKAYSVLRQEGFVKLDRRRGAVVSLDIDKIQAIEEMRQNLDVVLACGICRDVSRDEAHQLVDEIYDRYTKRDIETRED, encoded by the coding sequence ATGGTACTAAAAATTGATTTTAACAGTGATGAAGCCATTTATATCCAGCTTCGAAACCAGATCATTATGGGAATAGCAACGGATATGATACGGGAAGGAGATACACTTCCCTCTGTACGGCAGATGGCAGACCATATCGGCATCAACATGCATACAGTAAATAAGGCATATTCCGTTCTCCGCCAGGAAGGTTTTGTAAAACTGGACCGGAGAAGAGGTGCAGTAGTTTCTCTGGATATAGATAAGATCCAGGCTATTGAGGAGATGCGCCAGAATCTGGATGTAGTGCTGGCCTGTGGTATCTGCCGCGATGTTTCAAGAGACGAGGCGCATCAGCTGGTTGACGAGATCTACGACAGATATACCAAGCGTGATATAGAAACCCGGGAGGATTAA
- a CDS encoding UvrB/UvrC motif-containing protein, translating into MLCEKCKVREANIKYTEIINGVKTEHNLCSHCAKEMDFGQYTALLDGEFPLGKLLSGLLGLEEDEEETDERFRVVCPTCGTSFDDFVQNSRFGCPDCYGVFDLFISDKIKQLQGSESHRGKIPKIMAGKEKSAAGNRKEVPQDVLLEAGEKTVNDMDTARPDWWKEAADLEKQLKEALKTEDYEMAAVCRDKIRALKAGKDGQVHE; encoded by the coding sequence ATGTTATGTGAAAAATGTAAGGTTCGGGAAGCAAATATTAAATATACTGAGATCATCAATGGAGTGAAAACAGAGCATAATCTCTGTTCCCACTGTGCAAAAGAAATGGATTTTGGACAGTATACAGCTTTGCTGGACGGGGAATTTCCTTTAGGAAAGCTTTTGTCCGGACTTCTGGGATTGGAGGAAGATGAAGAGGAAACCGATGAACGTTTCCGGGTGGTTTGTCCTACCTGCGGTACCAGTTTTGATGATTTTGTCCAGAACAGTCGTTTCGGCTGTCCGGACTGCTATGGTGTGTTTGATCTGTTTATCAGCGATAAGATCAAACAGCTTCAGGGAAGCGAGAGCCATCGTGGCAAGATACCTAAGATCATGGCAGGAAAAGAAAAAAGTGCTGCTGGAAACAGGAAAGAAGTGCCTCAGGATGTTTTGCTGGAAGCAGGAGAAAAAACGGTAAATGATATGGATACAGCCAGACCGGACTGGTGGAAAGAGGCTGCGGACCTTGAAAAACAGCTGAAAGAAGCCCTGAAAACAGAAGATTATGAAATGGCAGCTGTATGCAGAGATAAGATCAGGGCATTAAAAGCAGGAAAGGACGGTCAGGTACATGAGTAA
- a CDS encoding ATP--guanido phosphotransferase, translating to MSKWYEAISEEPSNIIYSRIRLARNWNEYVFPSRLDEAGSRELVDGLRDGLKDIGEKTGTPLFYRPLETMAQAEKKALRERRILNRCAVEKTCAQGLYLSEDESESILLGADDHIRLQFLSSGLCLEKLWQKADEIDDAINEHFPYAYDEKYGYLTTFPTNMGTGLKACAVVHLPMLSQLKKFQSIVADMGRLGTSIRGIFGEGSENAGNMYELSNQRTLGLSEKEIIELVNKAAVQLNAQEFKVRKAALNARRLEREDETYKSYGVLKYARKMAEKDARVFIGQLIAGETDGLIAFEKENSLYSLLVGIKPANLNLWASRPLDKDETDCVRAAYIREHLPQICSWS from the coding sequence ATGAGTAAATGGTATGAAGCTATATCAGAAGAGCCGTCCAATATCATATACAGCAGGATCCGTCTTGCCAGAAACTGGAATGAATATGTATTTCCCTCCCGTCTGGATGAGGCTGGAAGCAGGGAACTGGTAGATGGCCTGCGGGACGGTTTAAAGGATATAGGAGAAAAGACAGGAACGCCTCTTTTTTACCGGCCTTTAGAGACTATGGCACAGGCAGAAAAGAAGGCTTTGCGGGAACGCCGGATCTTAAACCGCTGCGCAGTGGAAAAGACCTGTGCCCAGGGCCTGTATCTGTCAGAAGATGAGTCGGAAAGCATATTATTGGGGGCAGATGACCATATCCGCCTGCAGTTTCTGTCTTCCGGGCTCTGTCTGGAAAAGCTGTGGCAGAAGGCAGATGAGATAGATGATGCCATCAATGAGCATTTTCCTTATGCTTATGATGAAAAATATGGTTATCTGACTACATTTCCCACCAATATGGGAACGGGACTTAAGGCCTGTGCTGTAGTCCATCTGCCTATGCTGTCCCAGTTGAAGAAATTCCAGAGCATAGTAGCGGATATGGGAAGACTGGGAACCTCTATAAGGGGGATTTTTGGAGAAGGCAGTGAAAATGCCGGAAACATGTATGAGCTGTCAAACCAGAGAACCTTAGGTCTTTCCGAAAAAGAGATTATTGAGCTGGTAAATAAAGCGGCAGTCCAGTTAAATGCCCAGGAATTTAAGGTAAGAAAGGCGGCTTTAAATGCCAGAAGGCTGGAACGAGAAGATGAAACCTATAAATCCTACGGAGTTTTAAAATATGCCCGGAAAATGGCAGAAAAAGATGCCAGAGTCTTTATCGGACAGCTGATCGCAGGAGAAACAGATGGTCTTATTGCTTTTGAAAAGGAGAACAGCCTATACAGCCTTTTAGTGGGCATAAAACCGGCTAATTTAAATCTGTGGGCCAGCAGGCCGTTAGATAAAGATGAGACGGACTGTGTAAGAGCAGCTTATATCAGGGAACATCTTCCACAGATATGCAGCTGGTCTTAG